The Catenuloplanes niger genome includes a window with the following:
- a CDS encoding ISAzo13-like element transposase-related protein, whose amino-acid sequence MGVSEKSAEDPLAGMFAELAGHLDERQRRLVMGAQARRLGRGGIAVVARAAGVNRKTVARGVDELDGRAEPPGRVRAPGAGRRSAVEADAGLERALWELMEPRAADSARSPMRWTTRSIRWLAAALGAAGHPVSTWTVRRLLETAGFRSAAPGRGHGGWPAGERERRFRRLNDLAGCFLDAGEPVVSLVAWRGGVPEAAGVDAPAPGLAGRRHRVPVGGDRETAGFAVSSLRRWWAMAGAGDHPGARRLLVAADSVSATEHRHPWLRTGLAAFGADAGLSVVVADLPPGISRWNRLEHRMSDQVVLRPRGGPAAGYLVAIGVAGAA is encoded by the coding sequence ATGGGAGTGTCGGAGAAGTCCGCCGAGGACCCGCTGGCCGGCATGTTCGCCGAGCTGGCCGGGCACCTGGACGAGCGGCAGCGGCGCCTGGTGATGGGCGCCCAGGCCCGGCGGCTGGGCCGGGGCGGCATCGCCGTGGTCGCCCGCGCGGCCGGGGTCAACCGCAAGACCGTGGCCCGCGGCGTGGACGAACTGGACGGCCGGGCCGAGCCGCCGGGCCGGGTCCGGGCCCCCGGCGCCGGCCGGCGCAGTGCCGTCGAGGCCGACGCCGGTCTGGAGCGGGCGCTGTGGGAGCTGATGGAACCGCGGGCCGCCGACTCCGCCCGGTCACCGATGCGGTGGACGACCCGGTCGATCCGCTGGCTGGCGGCCGCGCTGGGCGCGGCCGGGCATCCGGTCTCCACGTGGACGGTGCGCCGGCTGCTCGAGACCGCCGGATTCCGGTCGGCCGCACCGGGCCGCGGTCACGGCGGCTGGCCCGCCGGGGAGCGTGAGCGCCGCTTCCGCCGCCTCAACGACCTGGCCGGGTGCTTCCTCGACGCGGGCGAGCCGGTGGTCAGCCTGGTCGCCTGGCGCGGCGGCGTCCCGGAGGCCGCCGGGGTGGACGCCCCGGCGCCCGGCCTCGCGGGCCGGCGGCACCGGGTCCCGGTCGGCGGCGACCGGGAGACCGCGGGGTTCGCCGTGTCGAGCCTGCGCCGCTGGTGGGCGATGGCCGGTGCCGGTGACCATCCCGGTGCGCGGCGGCTGCTGGTCGCCGCGGACAGCGTGAGCGCCACCGAACACCGCCACCCGTGGCTGCGCACCGGCCTGGCCGCGTTCGGCGCGGACGCGGGCCTGTCCGTCGTGGTCGCCGACCTGCCGCCCGGCATCAGCCGGTGGAACCGCCTGGAACACCGGATGTCCGACCAGGTCGTGCTCCGGCCGCGCGGCGGGCCGGCCGCCGGCTACCTGGTGGCGATCGGCGTCGCCGGCGCGGCATGA
- a CDS encoding multicopper oxidase family protein gives MTEIPDPHVTRRRLLAGGVATGVAGAALLTNESVRGLLAVDGTPMLPRTVPVAAQQRLPGRAVANKAVSAYPEPLTPYRDPLPVPKVLRPERQRGGRPAELTVPMRVAKHRFHSQLGQSTVWGFDGTVPGPTIEVRADEPVVVRWINALNGKIPLRACAPMIAWADPPLWDRPGTDGAPLLADVSNLPPWTVVHLHGAETGMDNDGWPEAGIPSGQAQVAEYANDQRATALWYHDHAMPISRWNTIVGLSGLYLIRDSTEDRLGLPSGKYEIPLLLCDRNFDLDGAGKLTPFQLYKTVMYATEPELLATSFSGPFTTVNGVIWPHLDVEPRWYRFRVANVSNVRPYHLQLTLEDGTAVPETAIRLIGTDGGLLAAPVNAGTVSVLAAERADILIDFSAFRGKKLILKNADYDPGPWPQVMQFRVGTGRGAGWKPPATLDAALPKPGTAAAKRMIMFPPLGTGQIEQWEMEETEAPAGPFPVDGIVQVKGPDGGVTTYRRVARGFHDPARFMVKTGDWEDWTWINLDVGGWPHPQHVHATHFRVKHRHSYDVAEKWEFIVDDAGRTVGGGTITPIEYRETLPAAASDAGWKDVVSVNNGEAVTVTAHFAHSGRFLHHCHMRDHEDMGMMRPFVVMPAEVLKIEHQAGHPMENPGHSGH, from the coding sequence ATGACCGAGATACCCGACCCGCACGTCACCCGGCGGCGGTTGCTCGCCGGCGGCGTCGCCACCGGTGTCGCGGGCGCGGCGCTGCTGACCAACGAGTCAGTGCGCGGCCTGCTCGCGGTGGACGGCACGCCCATGTTGCCGCGCACCGTGCCGGTCGCCGCGCAGCAGCGGTTGCCCGGCCGGGCCGTGGCGAACAAGGCGGTCTCCGCCTACCCGGAGCCGCTCACGCCGTACCGTGATCCGCTGCCCGTCCCGAAGGTGTTGCGGCCGGAACGGCAGCGCGGCGGCCGGCCGGCCGAGCTGACCGTGCCGATGCGGGTGGCGAAGCACCGCTTCCACTCGCAGCTCGGGCAGAGCACGGTCTGGGGCTTCGACGGTACGGTGCCCGGTCCCACCATCGAGGTCCGCGCGGACGAGCCGGTCGTGGTCCGGTGGATCAACGCGTTGAACGGGAAGATCCCGCTGCGCGCGTGCGCGCCGATGATCGCCTGGGCGGACCCGCCGCTCTGGGACCGCCCAGGCACCGACGGCGCCCCGCTGCTGGCCGACGTGTCCAACCTTCCACCGTGGACGGTCGTGCACCTGCACGGCGCGGAGACCGGCATGGACAACGACGGCTGGCCCGAGGCCGGCATCCCGTCCGGTCAGGCGCAGGTCGCCGAGTACGCGAACGACCAGCGTGCCACCGCGCTGTGGTACCACGACCACGCCATGCCGATCTCCCGGTGGAACACCATCGTCGGGCTCAGCGGCCTGTACCTGATCCGCGACTCCACGGAGGACCGGCTCGGCCTGCCGTCCGGGAAGTACGAGATCCCGCTGCTGCTCTGCGACCGCAACTTCGATCTGGACGGCGCCGGGAAGCTCACGCCGTTCCAGCTGTACAAGACCGTCATGTACGCGACCGAGCCGGAGCTGCTGGCCACCAGCTTCTCCGGGCCGTTCACCACGGTCAACGGCGTGATCTGGCCGCACCTGGACGTCGAGCCGCGCTGGTACCGGTTCCGGGTCGCGAACGTGTCCAACGTCCGCCCTTACCACCTGCAGCTGACGCTGGAGGACGGCACCGCGGTGCCCGAGACGGCGATCAGACTCATCGGTACGGACGGCGGTCTGCTCGCCGCGCCGGTGAACGCCGGGACGGTCAGCGTGCTCGCGGCCGAGCGCGCCGACATCCTGATCGACTTCTCCGCGTTCAGGGGCAAGAAGCTGATCCTGAAGAACGCGGACTACGACCCGGGCCCGTGGCCGCAGGTCATGCAGTTCCGGGTCGGCACCGGCCGGGGCGCGGGCTGGAAGCCGCCGGCCACGCTCGACGCGGCGCTGCCCAAGCCCGGCACCGCCGCGGCCAAGCGCATGATCATGTTCCCGCCGCTCGGCACCGGCCAGATCGAGCAGTGGGAGATGGAGGAGACCGAGGCGCCGGCCGGACCGTTCCCGGTCGACGGCATCGTGCAGGTCAAGGGCCCGGACGGCGGCGTGACGACGTACCGCCGGGTGGCCCGTGGCTTCCACGACCCGGCCCGGTTCATGGTGAAGACCGGCGACTGGGAGGACTGGACCTGGATCAACCTGGACGTCGGCGGCTGGCCGCACCCGCAGCACGTGCACGCCACCCACTTCCGGGTCAAGCACCGGCACTCCTACGACGTGGCGGAGAAGTGGGAGTTCATCGTGGACGACGCGGGCCGTACGGTCGGCGGCGGCACGATCACGCCGATCGAGTACCGCGAGACGCTCCCGGCCGCCGCGTCCGACGCGGGCTGGAAGGACGTGGTCTCGGTGAACAACGGCGAGGCGGTCACGGTCACCGCGCACTTCGCGCACAGCGGCCGCTTCCTGCACCACTGCCACATGCGCGACCACGAGGACATGGGCATGATGCGCCCGTTCGTGGTGATGCCGGCGGAGGTGCTCAAGATCGAGCACCAGGCCGGTCACCCGATGGAGAACCCGGGCCACTCCGGGCACTGA
- a CDS encoding D-Ala-D-Ala carboxypeptidase family metallohydrolase translates to MTRQKVFRLFMALFMMVSATATVNVVLAGPAQADGCYTWNRTLREGMSGDDVTQLQIRVAGWVDSGEVLSVDGNFGPRTAAAVRKFQSAYGLGADGVAGPQTVNQIYALQDDDCSPIHFTFAEVTQSSTCGSQASLQGGAVSAAQVRVNLIKSMWRAEALRRQLGDTPLTVTSGFRSVECNQRVGGATGSRHTYGDALDFTGTPSLCTIARQARTAGFAEIIGPGAAGHDDHTHLAAKPTRSWSAPNCF, encoded by the coding sequence ATGACGAGACAGAAAGTGTTCCGCCTGTTCATGGCGCTGTTCATGATGGTCTCCGCGACCGCCACGGTGAACGTGGTGCTGGCCGGGCCGGCCCAGGCCGACGGGTGCTACACCTGGAACCGCACGCTGCGCGAGGGCATGAGCGGCGACGACGTCACGCAGCTGCAGATACGCGTCGCCGGCTGGGTGGACTCCGGCGAGGTGCTGTCCGTCGACGGCAACTTCGGCCCGCGGACCGCGGCGGCGGTCCGCAAGTTCCAGTCCGCCTACGGCCTGGGCGCGGACGGGGTCGCCGGCCCGCAGACCGTCAACCAGATCTACGCGCTCCAGGACGACGACTGCAGCCCGATCCACTTCACGTTCGCCGAGGTCACCCAGTCGTCGACGTGCGGCAGCCAGGCCAGCCTGCAGGGCGGCGCCGTCTCCGCCGCGCAGGTGCGGGTGAACCTGATCAAGTCCATGTGGCGGGCCGAGGCGCTGCGCCGGCAGCTCGGCGACACACCGCTCACCGTCACGTCCGGGTTCCGCAGCGTGGAGTGCAACCAGCGGGTGGGCGGCGCCACCGGCAGTCGGCACACGTACGGTGACGCGCTCGACTTCACCGGCACGCCGAGCCTGTGCACGATCGCGCGGCAGGCCCGCACCGCCGGCTTCGCCGAGATCATCGGCCCGGGTGCCGCCGGCCACGACGACCACACCCACCTGGCCGCGAAGCCGACCCGCAGCTGGTCCGCGCCGAACTGCTTCTGA
- a CDS encoding peptidoglycan-binding domain-containing protein encodes MRFAPVLRRGAVTAAAATLAVLVAAVPAAAVPPTTPVFGATIDGHAAYDPQTTCDPVAKPGTLGFRELALRTYPTTGDSGIVRACSAAEVTEHKEGRAWDWTINANNSADHARADELLAWLLATDAHGNQHANARRLGIMYIIFDGRIWASYRASEGWRTYTGSNPHTDHVHFSFSRAGALKQTTWWTAADQPASWPRLERGASGVTVQVLQHLLNAAGQTLTVDGSFGAATEAAVRSFQSAGGAVSDGIVGMVTWSRLLRQVRTGDQGSAVRAAQVALNASGAGLTVDGSFGPATQAAVTSFQSAHDRPANGVVDPAVWQMLIAGIG; translated from the coding sequence ATGCGATTCGCTCCCGTCCTTCGCCGCGGCGCGGTCACGGCCGCCGCGGCCACGCTCGCCGTGCTGGTCGCGGCGGTCCCGGCCGCCGCGGTGCCGCCCACCACGCCGGTGTTCGGCGCCACGATCGACGGCCACGCGGCCTACGACCCGCAGACCACCTGCGACCCGGTGGCCAAGCCGGGCACGCTCGGCTTCCGCGAGCTGGCGCTGCGCACCTACCCGACCACCGGTGACTCGGGCATCGTCCGCGCGTGCAGCGCCGCCGAGGTCACCGAGCACAAGGAGGGCCGGGCCTGGGACTGGACGATCAACGCGAACAACAGCGCGGACCACGCCCGGGCGGACGAGCTGCTGGCCTGGCTGCTCGCCACCGACGCGCACGGCAACCAGCACGCGAACGCGCGGCGGCTGGGCATCATGTACATCATCTTCGACGGCCGCATCTGGGCCTCGTACCGGGCGAGCGAGGGCTGGCGGACGTACACCGGCAGCAACCCGCACACCGACCACGTGCACTTCAGCTTCAGCCGGGCCGGCGCGCTCAAGCAGACGACCTGGTGGACCGCGGCCGACCAGCCGGCCTCCTGGCCCCGGTTGGAGCGCGGCGCGAGCGGCGTGACCGTGCAGGTGCTGCAGCACCTGCTGAACGCGGCCGGGCAGACGCTGACCGTGGACGGCTCGTTCGGGGCGGCGACCGAGGCCGCGGTCCGCTCGTTCCAGTCCGCCGGCGGCGCCGTCTCGGACGGGATCGTCGGCATGGTCACCTGGTCCAGGCTGCTGCGCCAGGTGCGCACCGGCGACCAGGGCAGCGCGGTGCGGGCGGCGCAGGTCGCGCTGAACGCGTCCGGCGCGGGACTGACCGTGGACGGCTCGTTCGGGCCCGCGACCCAGGCCGCGGTGACGTCGTTCCAGTCGGCCCACGACCGGCCGGCCAACGGCGTGGTCGATCCGGCCGTCTGGCAGATGCTGATCGCCGGGATCGGCTGA
- a CDS encoding non-ribosomal peptide synthetase, with amino-acid sequence MSAITDVLPLSPLQEGLLFLSGYADEGPDPYTVQLVLDLRGPLDPGRLRRAATALLDRHPHLRAAFWTEDVDRPVALVPDRVDVPWTETDLSGVPDPAGPGDRPGDGTAARAEEIAARERAHRLDLTTPPLFRFHLLRLGPERHRLLVTSHHLLLDGWSTAPLIRELLTLYRAPGTLPEPARYRDYLAWLAGRDRAAAVDAWRVDLAGAVSCTPFSGPARPSPIVRKATADIDGGGLIALTRDLGVTLNTVLQCAWLTVLAAVGGGPDVVTGQAVSGRPAELPGADEMIGLFLNTVPVRVRLRPAEPFADLLRRHQAAQAALREHAWLDLPAVLTAAGQGELFDSLLVVQTFPGIGRTEDPGRQLTVESVEGHDGSHYPVMLTAAPGAGRLRLELKYRDGTPGADALLDRLLRVLTQIIDDPAVRTGAVTTLDDRDRSPSGTPSPDAADPGRWADLSALLSPDDPAAVALICAGAPISAGELHARAGRLAAALQRRGIGPESVVGLATGYRPELVVGLLAVLRTGAAYLPLDLDHPPARLRHMIDTARPELLLTTAELPYDVPQLDVTAPLPEAVPAPVTVHPDHPAYVLFTSGSTGTPKAVTGTRGGLAVRLRWMLTAEPAAPGEVVLAKSSIGFVDGSTELLGALAAHVPVVLATRDDRRDPLALIDLIEKHRITRLTAVPTLLRALAEHGRGRLGSIRLWISSGEPLTRAHTGGLTARVVNLYGCSEASGDSTCLADARRDPHLGTPITGTAAYVLDAWLRPVPVEGVGELYLSGAGLARGYLNAPAATADRFVANPFVPGARLYRTGDLVRRRADGGLDHLGRTDEQVKVRGHRIEPAEIESVLATAPGVGAAAVTVHDGRLTAYLARAAIALPTAGSHRTTAPGQPTDAGHVADSGHVADSGHVAGSGLVAGSGHAGDAGIDLTAVRAYAAERLAEHQLPSIMVVLDRLPMTPTGKIARRELPKPDPAALTGSDRPRTPDEHALARIFADVLGLPAVGVHDGFTELGGDSILSIRLVNRAREAGLPLRPRDVFEHRTVAALAAIARHHDADRADDGEAALRAFRDRHAALCDDPGVEDVLPLTPLQAGMFFLAGYDREAPDVYTMRLRLRLRGPVDEERLRDATRRVIARHPALRAGFAYHDGEPVQFVRPAPDGSGPDGSGPDGAPARDLGPEPEWNGPDRRFDLDAPPLIRFTLDRVADDDHRFTITNHHLILDGWSVPLLVREIFAGYAGQEPDTPTGGHRAHLRWLATRDRAAAARAWRAALDGLPGPTLLAGPAAAARPDGGGAELLPLSLPAGRAEALTALARRTGVTLNTVLQLAWATVLARATGRDDVVFGATVSGRDAGFPDAEATLGLLINTVPVRVRLPRAEPIRAALRRVQSEAAALLEHRHAGLADVLRWSGQRELFDTLLVFESFPVDEDALHAAERAAGLDVTALAGESVTHYPLTLTVLPGTEPALVLEYRPDLFTRDAAARLGDRLLAVLAAIVTTPDAPVAALPAAAPAERDLVLTAWNDTATTDAADRDALLPELFAARVRRQPDAPALVLGDTTWTFAEAGAAVERVAGALQRHGAGPENRVAVLGSRTPEAMIAMLAVLASGAAYLPIDPSYPAERIRTLLAGARPAVLLHTPDVPPPPFDGPVLSTDAAGAFTAPRISGDHPAYVVYTSGSTGTPKGVVIPHSAIANLYRSHRRHLHEPTARLAGRDLLRVAHAWPFAFDAAWQPQLWLFSGHAVHLAGEEQRTDPAALAELIDRSGIDFIEVAPAMLAALDGLGMFQPDRHTLSMIGFGGDAVGEQQWRRLANTPGLAAVNLYGPTECTVDSLAAFATDAERPVIGRPVDNARAYVLDANLGVLPPGVPGELYLAGAGLARGYLDAPAATAARFVASPFAPGERLYRTGDLVRWTERGAIDYLGRTDDQVKIRGYRVELGEVQAALAAHPDVAHAEAAAPTVGNGRRILAGYVVPRAGRTLDPAALRTHMAERLPDFLVPTAFVVLDRLPLTGNGKVDRARLPRPDLDAPTYRPPVTDAERVLCAAFAEALGVDRVGVDDDFFALGGDSLATLRLVALTKDVSPRDVFTHRTPGALAAAGNPHPKEYA; translated from the coding sequence ATGAGCGCGATCACGGACGTCCTGCCGCTGTCACCGTTGCAGGAGGGCCTGCTCTTCCTCAGCGGGTACGCGGACGAGGGCCCCGACCCGTACACGGTGCAGCTGGTGCTCGACCTTCGTGGCCCGCTCGACCCGGGCCGGCTGCGGCGGGCCGCGACCGCGTTGCTCGACCGGCACCCGCACCTGCGCGCCGCGTTCTGGACGGAGGACGTGGACCGCCCGGTCGCGCTGGTCCCGGACCGGGTCGACGTGCCGTGGACGGAGACGGACCTGTCCGGCGTGCCCGATCCGGCGGGCCCGGGTGACCGGCCGGGGGACGGGACCGCCGCCCGCGCCGAGGAGATCGCGGCGCGGGAACGCGCCCACCGGCTGGACCTGACGACGCCGCCGCTGTTCCGCTTCCACCTGCTGCGGCTCGGCCCGGAGCGGCACCGGCTGCTGGTGACCAGCCATCATCTGCTGCTCGACGGCTGGTCGACCGCGCCGCTGATCCGCGAGCTGCTCACGCTCTACCGGGCGCCGGGCACGCTGCCCGAGCCGGCCCGGTACCGCGACTACCTCGCGTGGCTCGCCGGCCGGGACCGGGCCGCGGCCGTCGACGCGTGGCGCGTGGACCTGGCCGGCGCGGTCTCCTGCACCCCGTTCAGCGGGCCCGCGCGCCCGTCGCCGATCGTGCGGAAGGCCACGGCCGACATCGACGGCGGCGGGCTCATCGCGCTGACCCGGGACCTGGGCGTCACGCTCAACACCGTCCTGCAGTGCGCGTGGCTCACCGTGCTCGCCGCGGTCGGCGGCGGACCCGACGTGGTCACCGGTCAGGCCGTCTCCGGCCGCCCGGCGGAGCTGCCCGGCGCCGACGAGATGATCGGGCTGTTCCTGAACACGGTCCCGGTCCGCGTGCGGCTGCGGCCGGCCGAGCCGTTCGCCGACCTGCTCCGCCGGCACCAGGCCGCCCAGGCCGCGCTGCGGGAACACGCCTGGCTCGACCTGCCCGCCGTCCTGACCGCGGCCGGGCAGGGCGAACTGTTCGACAGCCTGCTCGTCGTCCAGACGTTCCCGGGGATCGGCCGGACCGAGGACCCCGGCCGCCAGCTGACCGTCGAGTCGGTCGAGGGGCACGACGGATCGCACTACCCGGTCATGCTCACGGCCGCGCCCGGCGCCGGCCGGCTCCGGCTGGAACTCAAGTACCGCGACGGCACACCGGGCGCGGACGCGCTGCTCGACCGGCTGCTGCGCGTCCTGACTCAGATCATCGACGACCCGGCGGTACGCACCGGCGCCGTCACCACTCTCGACGACCGCGACCGGTCACCGTCCGGCACCCCGTCGCCGGACGCGGCCGACCCGGGGCGGTGGGCGGACCTGTCCGCGCTGCTGAGCCCGGACGACCCGGCGGCGGTCGCACTCATCTGTGCCGGGGCGCCGATCAGCGCGGGGGAGCTGCACGCCCGGGCCGGCCGGCTCGCGGCGGCGTTGCAGCGCCGGGGGATCGGACCGGAATCCGTCGTCGGCCTCGCCACCGGCTACCGCCCGGAGCTGGTGGTCGGGCTGCTCGCGGTGCTGCGGACGGGCGCGGCCTACCTTCCGCTCGACCTCGATCATCCACCGGCCCGCCTCCGCCACATGATCGACACGGCCCGGCCGGAACTGCTGCTGACCACGGCCGAGCTGCCGTACGACGTACCGCAGCTCGACGTGACCGCGCCGCTGCCGGAGGCGGTGCCGGCACCGGTCACCGTCCACCCGGACCATCCCGCCTACGTGCTGTTCACGTCCGGGTCCACCGGCACGCCGAAGGCCGTGACCGGCACCCGCGGCGGTCTGGCCGTGCGGCTCCGGTGGATGCTGACCGCGGAGCCCGCGGCGCCCGGCGAGGTGGTGCTGGCCAAGAGCTCGATCGGCTTCGTCGACGGCTCGACCGAGCTGCTCGGCGCGCTCGCCGCCCACGTCCCGGTCGTGCTGGCCACCCGCGACGACCGCCGGGACCCGCTCGCGCTCATCGACCTGATCGAGAAGCACCGGATCACCCGGCTGACGGCCGTACCGACGCTGCTGCGGGCGTTGGCGGAGCACGGTCGTGGGCGGCTCGGCTCGATCCGCCTGTGGATCTCCAGTGGTGAGCCGCTCACCCGCGCCCACACCGGCGGCCTGACCGCGCGCGTGGTTAACCTGTACGGCTGCTCCGAGGCCAGCGGCGACAGCACCTGCCTGGCCGACGCGCGCCGGGACCCGCACCTCGGCACGCCGATCACCGGCACCGCGGCGTACGTGCTCGACGCCTGGCTCCGCCCGGTGCCGGTCGAGGGCGTCGGCGAGCTGTACCTGTCCGGTGCCGGCCTGGCCCGTGGCTACCTGAACGCGCCCGCGGCCACCGCCGACCGCTTCGTGGCGAACCCGTTCGTCCCCGGCGCGCGTCTCTACCGGACCGGCGATCTGGTGCGGCGCCGCGCCGACGGCGGCCTCGACCACCTCGGCCGCACCGACGAACAGGTCAAGGTCCGCGGCCACCGCATCGAACCGGCCGAGATCGAGTCCGTGCTCGCCACCGCCCCCGGCGTCGGCGCGGCCGCGGTCACCGTCCACGACGGCCGCCTGACCGCCTACCTCGCCCGCGCGGCGATCGCCCTGCCCACGGCCGGTTCCCACCGCACCACCGCTCCCGGCCAGCCGACCGACGCCGGCCACGTGGCTGATTCCGGTCACGTGGCTGATTCCGGTCACGTGGCTGGTTCCGGTCTTGTGGCTGGGTCCGGTCACGCCGGCGATGCCGGGATCGACCTGACCGCGGTGCGGGCGTACGCGGCGGAGCGGCTCGCCGAGCACCAGCTGCCGTCGATCATGGTGGTGCTGGACCGGTTGCCGATGACGCCGACCGGCAAGATCGCCCGCCGGGAGCTGCCGAAGCCGGATCCGGCCGCGCTGACCGGTAGCGACCGGCCCCGCACGCCGGACGAGCACGCGCTGGCCCGGATCTTCGCGGACGTGCTCGGCCTGCCCGCGGTGGGCGTGCACGACGGCTTCACCGAGCTGGGCGGCGACAGCATCCTGTCGATCCGCCTGGTCAACCGCGCCCGCGAGGCCGGTCTGCCGCTGCGGCCCCGGGACGTCTTCGAGCACCGCACCGTGGCCGCGCTGGCCGCGATCGCCCGCCACCACGACGCGGACCGCGCGGACGACGGCGAGGCGGCGCTGCGGGCGTTCCGGGACCGGCATGCCGCGCTGTGCGACGATCCCGGGGTCGAGGACGTGCTGCCGCTGACCCCGTTGCAGGCCGGCATGTTCTTCCTCGCCGGGTACGACCGGGAGGCCCCCGACGTCTATACGATGCGGCTGCGGCTGCGGCTGCGCGGCCCCGTCGACGAGGAGCGGCTGCGCGACGCGACCCGCCGGGTGATCGCCCGGCATCCCGCGCTGCGGGCCGGCTTCGCCTACCACGACGGCGAACCGGTCCAGTTCGTCCGGCCGGCACCCGACGGCTCGGGCCCCGACGGCTCGGGCCCCGACGGCGCGCCCGCGCGCGACCTCGGCCCGGAGCCGGAGTGGAACGGCCCGGATCGGCGGTTCGACCTCGACGCGCCGCCGCTGATCCGGTTCACACTGGACCGGGTCGCGGACGACGACCACCGGTTCACCATCACGAACCACCACCTGATCCTGGACGGCTGGTCCGTACCGCTGCTGGTCCGGGAGATCTTCGCCGGCTACGCCGGGCAGGAGCCGGACACGCCGACCGGCGGGCACCGCGCCCACCTGCGCTGGCTCGCCACCCGGGACCGGGCGGCCGCCGCCCGCGCCTGGCGGGCCGCGCTCGACGGTCTGCCCGGTCCGACGCTGCTGGCCGGGCCGGCCGCCGCGGCCCGCCCGGACGGCGGCGGCGCGGAACTGCTGCCGCTGTCCCTGCCGGCGGGACGGGCGGAGGCGCTGACCGCGCTGGCCCGCCGCACCGGCGTCACGCTCAACACGGTCCTGCAACTGGCGTGGGCGACCGTGCTGGCCCGCGCGACCGGCCGCGACGACGTGGTCTTCGGCGCCACCGTCTCCGGCCGGGACGCCGGGTTCCCGGACGCGGAGGCGACACTCGGGCTGCTGATCAACACCGTGCCGGTCCGGGTACGCCTGCCCCGCGCGGAACCGATCCGGGCCGCGCTGAGACGCGTCCAGTCCGAGGCCGCGGCACTGCTCGAACACCGGCACGCCGGGCTCGCGGACGTGCTGCGCTGGTCCGGTCAGCGGGAACTGTTCGACACGCTGCTGGTCTTCGAGAGCTTCCCGGTCGACGAGGACGCGCTGCACGCGGCGGAGCGTGCCGCCGGCCTGGACGTCACGGCGCTGGCCGGCGAGTCGGTCACCCACTACCCCCTGACGCTGACCGTGCTCCCCGGCACCGAGCCGGCCCTGGTCCTGGAGTACCGCCCGGACCTGTTCACCCGGGACGCCGCGGCCCGGCTCGGCGACCGCCTCCTGGCCGTGCTCGCCGCGATCGTGACGACCCCGGACGCGCCGGTGGCCGCGCTGCCGGCCGCCGCCCCCGCGGAACGCGACCTGGTCCTGACCGCCTGGAACGACACGGCCACCACCGACGCCGCGGACCGGGACGCGCTGCTGCCGGAGCTGTTCGCGGCGCGGGTACGCCGTCAGCCGGACGCGCCGGCGCTGGTGCTCGGCGACACCACCTGGACCTTCGCCGAGGCCGGCGCGGCCGTCGAACGCGTCGCCGGTGCGCTGCAGCGGCACGGTGCCGGGCCGGAAAACCGCGTCGCCGTCCTCGGCTCCCGCACCCCCGAGGCGATGATCGCCATGCTGGCCGTGCTCGCGTCCGGTGCCGCGTATCTGCCGATCGATCCGTCCTATCCGGCCGAGCGGATCCGGACGCTGCTCGCCGGTGCCCGCCCGGCCGTGCTGCTGCACACGCCGGACGTACCGCCGCCGCCGTTCGACGGCCCGGTCCTGTCCACCGACGCGGCCGGCGCGTTCACCGCGCCGCGGATCAGCGGCGACCACCCCGCCTACGTCGTCTACACGTCCGGCTCCACCGGCACGCCCAAGGGTGTGGTCATCCCGCACTCCGCGATCGCGAACCTCTACCGCAGCCACCGCCGGCACCTGCACGAGCCGACCGCGCGGCTGGCCGGCCGGGACCTGCTGCGGGTCGCGCACGCCTGGCCGTTCGCGTTCGACGCCGCCTGGCAGCCGCAGCTGTGGCTGTTCAGCGGGCACGCCGTGCACCTGGCCGGCGAGGAGCAGCGCACCGACCCGGCCGCGCTCGCCGAGCTGATCGACCGGTCCGGCATCGACTTCATCGAGGTCGCGCCCGCGATGCTGGCCGCGCTCGACGGCCTCGGCATGTTCCAGCCGGACCGGCACACGCTGTCGATGATCGGGTTCGGCGGTGACGCGGTGGGGGAGCAGCAGTGGCGGCGCCTCGCGAACACGCCCGGGCTGGCCGCGGTCAACCTCTACGGTCCGACCGAGTGCACGGTGGACTCGCTGGCCGCGTTCGCCACGGACGCGGAACGGCCGGTGATCGGCCGCCCGGTCGACAACGCCCGCGCCTACGTGCTGGACGCGAACCTGGGCGTCCTGCCGCCCGGCGTGCCCGGTGAGCTCTACCTCGCGGGCGCCGGCCTGGCCCGTGGCTACCTGGACGCGCCGGCCGCGACCGCGGCCCGGTTCGTCGCCAGCCCGTTCGCGCCCGGCGAGCGTCTCTACCGCACCGGCGACCTGGTGCGCTGGACCGAGCGGGGCGCGATCGACTACCTCGGCCGCACCGACGACCAGGTCAAGATCCGCGGATATCGCGTCGAGCTGGGTGAGGTGCAGGCCGCGCTGGCCGCCCACCCGGACGTCGCGCACGCCGAGGCGGCCGCGCCCACGGTCGGCAACGGCCGCCGGATCCTGGCCGGCTACGTCGTGCCGCGCGCGGGGCGCACCCTCGACCCGGCCGCGCTGCGGACGCACATGGCCGAACGGCTGCCGGACTTCCTCGTACCCACGGCGTTCGTGGTCCTCGATCGTCTGCCGCTCACCGGGAACGGCAAGGTCGACCGCGCCCGGCTGCCCCGTCCCGACCTCGACGCGCCCACCTACCGCCCGCCGGTCACCGACGCGGAACGTGTGCTCTGCGCGGCCTTCGCGGAGGCGCTGGGCGTGGACCGGGTCGGCGTCGACGACGACTTCTTCGCGCTCGGCGGTGACAGTCTCGCCACGCTCCGCCTGGTCGCGCTGACCAAGGACGTCAGCCCCCGGGACGTCTTCACGCACCGCACCCCCGGCGCGCTCGCGGCCGCCGGGAACCCCCACCCCAAGGAGTACGCATGA